From the Ursus arctos isolate Adak ecotype North America unplaced genomic scaffold, UrsArc2.0 scaffold_36, whole genome shotgun sequence genome, one window contains:
- the RTF1 gene encoding RNA polymerase-associated protein RTF1 homolog, translating into MRGRLCVGRAAAAAAAVAVPLAGGQEGSPGGVRRASRGTTMVKKRKGRVVIDSDTEDSGSDENLDQELLSLAKRKRSDSEEKEPPVSQPAASSDSETSNSDDEWTFGSNKNKKKGKARKIEKKGTMKKQANKTASSGSSDKDSSAESSAPEEGEVSDSDSNSSSSSSDSDSSSEDEEFHDGYGEDLMGDEEDRARLEQMTEKEREQELFNRIEKREVLKKRFEIRKKLKTAKKKEKKEKKKKQEEEQEKKKLTQIQESQVTSHNKERRSKRDEKLDKKSQAMEELKAEREKRKNRTAELLAKKQPLKTSEVYSDDEEEEEDDKSSEKSDRSSRTSSSDEEEEKEEIPPKSQPVSLPEELNRVRLSRHKLERWCHMPFFAKTVTGCFVRIGIGNHNSKPVYRVAEITGVVETAKVYQLGGTRTNKGLQLRHGNDQRVFRLEFVSNQEFTESEFMKWKEAMFSAGMQLPTLDEINKKELSIKEALNYKFNDQDIEEIVKEKERFRKAPPNYAMKKTQLLKEKAMAEDLGDQDKAKQIQDQLNELEERAEALDRQRTKNISAISYINQRNREWNIVESEKALVAESHNMKNQQMDPFTRRQCKPTIVSNSRDPAVQAAILAQLNAKYGSGVLPDAPKEMSKGQGKDKDLNSKSASDLSEDLFKVHDFDVKIDLQVPSSESKALAITSKAPPAKDGAPRRSLNLEDYKKRRGLI; encoded by the exons GAGCTCTTGTCCCTGGCGAAGCGGAAGCGGAGTGACTCTGAGGAGAAGGAGCCACCTGTGAGTCAGCCTGCAGCCTCCTCAGACTCGGAGACGTCCAACAGTGATGACGAG tGGACATTTGGgagcaataaaaataagaagaagggaaaggccagaaaaatagagaagaaaggaacCATGAAGAAACAGGCCAACAAAACTGCTTCTTCAGGCAGTTCGGATAAAGACAGTTCTGCTGAGAGCTCAGCCCCTGAGGAAG GTGAGGTGTCAGATTCTGACAGCAACAGCTCCTCCTCCAGTTCCGATTCAGACTCTTCCTCAGAAGATGAGGAGTTCCATGATGGCTATGGAGAAGACCTCATGGGTGATGAGGAAGACCGGGCCCGTCTGGAGCAgatgacagagaaggagagagagcaagaactgTTCAACCGCATAGAGAAGAGGGAGGTGTTGAAAAAAAG atttgaaatcaggaaaaaactaaaaacagccaaaaagaaagaaaagaaagaaaaaaagaaaaagcaagaagaggagcaggaaaagaaaaagctgacaCAGATTCAAGAATCTCAG GTAACATCCCACAACAAGGAACGGCGTTCCAAACGGGATGAGAAACTAGATAAGAAATCTCAAGCCATGGAGGAGCTAAAAGCAGAGCGGGAAAAACGGAAGAACAGAACAG CTGAGCTCCTCGCTAAAAAACAGCCATTGAAAACCAGTGAGGTGTACTCTgatgatgaggaagaggaagaggatgacAAGTCCAGTGAAAAGTCCGACCGCTCATCCCGAACGTCGTCATCTGATGAAGAAGAGGA GAAAGAAGAGATCCCTCCCAAATCACAACCAGTCTCCTTACCCGAGGAATTGAATCGGGTTCGATTATCACGGCATAAGCTAGAGCGTTGGTGTCACATGCCCTTCTTTGCTAAAACGGTCACAGGATGTTTTGTACGGATTGGCATTGGAAACCACAACAGCAAACCAGTTTACCGG GTGGCTGAGATCACGGGTGTTGTGGAAACTGCTAAGGTTTACCAGCTTGGTGGCACCAGGACAAACAAAGGGCTCCAGCTACG GCATGGCAACGACCAACGGGTGTTCCGCCTAGAGTTTGTCTCAAACCAAGAATTCACTGAAAGCGAATTCATGAAATGGAAAGAGGCG ATGTTCTCTGCTGGCATGCAGTTGCCCACTCTAGATGAAATCAATAAGAAGGAGTTGTCTATTAAAGAAGCTCTTAATTATAAATTCAATGATCAGGACATTGAAGAG attgtaaaagagaaagaaaggttcAGAAAAGCTCCACCCAACTATGCTATGAAGAAGACTCAGCTGCTGAAGGAAAAG GCCATGGCTGAGGACCTGGGGGATCAAGACAAGGCCAAACAGATCCAAGACCAGCTGAATGAGCTGGAGGAGCGGGCAGAGGCCCTGGACCGCCAGCGGACCAAGAACATATCTGCTATCAG TTACATCAACCAGCGGAACCGGGAGTGGAACATCGTGGAGTCTGAGAAGGCCCTTGTG GCTGAAAGTCACAACATGAAAAACCAACAGATGGATCCCTTTACCAGGCGGCAGTGCAAACCAACCATCGTTTCTAAC TCCAGAGACCCAGCTGTTCAAGCTGCCATCTTGGCCCAGCTGAATGCAAAATACGGTTCTGGAGTGTTACCAGATGCTCCGAAGGAAATGAGCAAG GGCCAGGGAAAGGATAAAGATTTGAATTCTAAGTCAGCCAGCGACCTCTCAGAAGATTTGTTCAAAGTACATGATTTCGACGTGAAGATTGATTTACAAGTTCCCAGCTCGG AGTCAAAGGCTTTGGCCATCACCTCCAAGGCTCCACCAGCCAAAGATGGGGCTCCAAGGAGATCGCTAAACTTGGAAGACTACAAAAAACGACGAGGGCTTATTTGA